In a genomic window of Acipenser ruthenus chromosome 41, fAciRut3.2 maternal haplotype, whole genome shotgun sequence:
- the LOC117433578 gene encoding mediator of DNA damage checkpoint protein 1-like isoform X4, which yields MDQTQLLEEPLSAEEEEQGVKEDSASEGSQKLPMGRLRLFSNAHCKETDFQLFAGENTVGREESCAVALLAGSVSKRHAVIEIERGSHLLWDCGSLNGTRKGRTQLKPRVRYDLQDAELLVFADLPCQYFILPPGRASETANQTACYLRTANQTAVSVRKKEAGPASEFKTPSTKNVGSDPVETTVPPKASEGLIERTANGSAKLQGMDPAMERPANQKAEEGNNGGRGGGIRMVDSGDDDDDDDSLMLPDTQAHVETRSLALEETPAPSKRGFATPLVVDSEEEEGERKLTDTSAGPGPINSTFLSPGATVIPESEDESSITPGTSPNVQASKGQSTTRSKGVKPMPLLVSSDTDSEDLAAQKGHSKSKLKTKRPAEQRRPAAGKTRRERSASEGPQDSGSGAEQLNGTKGQEEKAAWTRIKDQPVSEHSGYIQRSEEKGVQAVGRAPGDETVGSNEKNDTDSEELEGRQGEGSRSENSKGEKALAVFQLDSDTDIEEEEEEEKQDKEKTDSAAAAGSGNQVEVPELRESAVPSAPVELDAFHLDSDTDVEQEEDEQPVGEPSTSAVKAALNADSMSEQQPQSGAGPTMLNAFHVDSDTDADEGEKEQPVEDSYNSREGCDVDASSKERSSTATAAPGPVTLNVFHLDSDTDVDEDDVEEQPVDESCSSATKAGLDVDASTGQQASTTPIAPAEVTAFHLDSDTDVEEEDEVKSFSSATKAGLDVVTLAEQQAPSTSTTSAPGLQSMIQSDSDTGVEDEADLSKADATAEIEEGKTGKPSSPPEKDATSLHDGSDTDVEEENLAPKAGKTGLDLMKQDNDSEAEAGAAADTSRLDEEATQAFIFQPINGGDQGAFKQPFASDFSRRSLPSISGAPRPLEHPMEQSDEEDIVVAETQSFCTDADSSDSVDPALEATQQYECGLDQSKETEEEPTQAYSFDLGTEARATQSGGLRLALSEGTETEPTQEVTREADTQRLAQTANAVESAWSAEQEEATLDFNCVLSEASKPTTDLKPTCASNAAAHHDAETQPMLFDLFDDTEAAEDAHIQRESRSTPSFTTAETQLIEFETQEHNDTQPVLSHHQPCESRQAQSVPRYEMETAAAETQPVDSEAAGADTQPLGFRLESQAESLTSEDAAVEAVQFTSETSQTQLGSRPEMESVEESMQDTVPIRAQGHSRGPTTVSSAKISDDTSSSAGTTTRESEEPSVCPDASTQSISFQTYLTDGEACSNEQEKKHARNDDACPVASTGPVPLTKDTMAVGKTPEEISSQGGRRGNKGKEGRTDGAEQKEHPSVVGQAAGDSGSNLSVEDEGRSKGAARRGGRLRLGRRQKGKETEAGKEQPEGESNVASGENVEQPAVGGRSDGGDGPSCEEGMEGASETLIESTEQVATVEETGPGREEHLSGSVEASGSKSEQEDGEKHDEEEGEAGTTPGGLSSRRKSRVTKQHTPSDGGRAKAASKAAASASGAGRDLVLAMEDHGLENQQRKENEEPQGTKEPKMAPIFLRKSMKGLTSEAQVTPVRRSGRAARTSTALETPEASLAAGRVGGLRKKRGVTTAREEEKNKEEEENVVEEKEHVGLKRRRTAEDGGDVDAVEILHPAEQQQPSEGDSRQSERELTEEKSSEVKGRGSSRRRLLSKSDPVLVLEASEEEAANARGTRQADSGYIQPEPREQKKTLEAEKKPKGRGGKRKLASKSDPLLLETSEETASVSQEEVPKARGQKQAKSVLPEGSKEAASELEQFEARGRNRVRLGASEQDAAGEVPEVRGKKQASLSDSFSLEAGSEEAFKVSQTEVPEVQMEPNEQEASEEVPVGKGKRARKQAKTDSEASVGEVEQIPVPRGRRQAGSIQLEANEQRGKGKKKPEESKTIAEPKARGRGGRRQTRTAGNEEEEEEQLQPASEGENFKVPSVKGKGGRVSRTRSKDSSEEAAGSKEDTATGKTATSEEPQLQTEAEPRVPEKGRRRGRQAKTEPQGQDAGPSEIEMDSSLKGKGCRRGKSTASQREVEEDREDTESNASANSEEQGDKRGRKQNHTNKIAPFIYEKDLRALYRTSKRKSEDK from the exons ATTTCCAGTTGTTTGCGGGGGAGAACACGGTGGGGCGTGAGGAGTCGTGCGCGGTGGCCCTCCTCGCGGGGTCCGTATCGAAGCGCCACGCTGTCATCGAGATCGAGAGGGGCTCCCACCTGCTGTGGGACTGCGGCAGCCTCAACGGGACGCGCAAGGGCCGCACGCAGCTGAAGCCTCGGGTGCGATACGACCTGCAGGACGCGGAGCTCCTCGTCTTCGCAGACCTGCCCTGCCAGTACTTCATCCTGCCTCCGGGGCGGGCCAGTGAGACAGCCAATCAAACGGCATGCTATCTTAGGACAGCCAATCAAACCGCTGTCTCTGTCAGGAAGAAAGAAGCAGGGCCAGCTTCTGAGTTCAAGACGCCCTCCACTAAGAATGTTGGATCAGACCCGGTGGAAACAACTGTACCTCCAAAGGCGTCTGAAGG GCTAATCGAAAGGACAGCCAACGGCAGCGCAAAGTTGCAGGGGATGGACCCAGCTATGGAACGACCAGCCAATCAGAAAGCTGAAGAGGGAAACAATGGAGGAAGAGGAGGCGGGATCAGAATGGTTGACTCgggcgatgatgatgatgatgatgattctcTCATGCTGCCGGATACTCAAGCCCATGTGGAGACCCGCTCACTGGCACTGGAGGAAACGCCTGCCCCGTCAAAGAGGGGATTCGCAACACCCCTCGTCGTGGACtctgaggaagaggagggggagaggaaacTCACTGACACTTCGG caggtcCTGGCCCCATAAACTCCACATTCCTCTCTCCAGGGGCCACTGTCATCCCTGAAAG TGAAGATGAAAGCTCCATTACCCCAGGTACCAGTCCCAATGTACAAGCCTCAAAGGGTCAATCCACAACCAGGAGCAAAGGGGTCAAGCCAATGCCTTTACTGGTAAGCAGCGACACAGATAGTGAAGACCTGGCTGCTCAGAAAGGCCACAGCAAATCAAAATTAAAAACCAAAAGGCCAGCGGAACAGAGGAGGCCAGCAGCAGGTAAAACCAGGAGGGAGAGGTCAGCCAGCGAGGGGCCGCAGGACAGCGGCTCGGGCGCAGAACAACTTAACGGGACGAAGGGTCAGGAAGAGAAGGCTGCGTGGACCAGGATCAAGGACCAACCAGTGTCCGAGCACTCCGGGTACATTCAGAGATCGGAAGAGAAGGGAGTGCAGGCGGTGGGGAGGGCACCCGGAGATGAAACCGTGGGGAGCAACGAGAAGAATGATACAGACTCTGAAGAACTAGAGGGGAGGCAGGGTGAGGGTAGCAGATCAGAGAACAGCAAAGGAGAGAAAGCGCTGGCTGTCTTCCAGCTGGACAGTGATACTGAtattgaggaggaggaggaagaggaaaagCAAGATAAGGAGAAAACtgactctgctgctgctgctggaagtGGAAACCAAGTGGAGGTACCAGAACTACGAGAATCTGCAGTTCCTTCTGCTCCTGTAGAACTGGATGCGTTTCATCTGGACAGTGACACTGATGTTGAACAGGAAGAGGATGAGCAGCCTGTGGGTGAGCCCTCCACCTCTGCAGTCAAAGCTGCCTTAAATGCTGACTCCATGTCTGAACAGCAACCTCAATCTGGTGCTGGTCCTACAATGCTGAACGCCTTTCATGTGGACAGTGACACCGATGCGGACGAAGGAGAAAAGGAGCAACCTGTTGAAGACTCTTACAACTCCAGGGAAGGGTGTGATGTTGACGCCTCAAGTAAGGAGCGATCATCCACAGCCACAGCTGCTCCTGGCCCTGTCACTCTAAATGTGTTTCATCTAGACAGCGACACTGATGTGGATGAAGATGATGTTGAAGAGCAGCCAGTGGATGAGTCCTGCAGCTCTGCAACCAAGGCTGGGTTAGATGTTGACGCATCAACAGGGCAACAAGCATCCACCACTCCAATTGCTCCTGCGGAGGTGACCGCTTTTCATCTGGACAGTGACACAGATgttgaagaagaagatgaagtcAAGTCTTTCAGTTCTGCAACCAAGGCAGGGTTAGATGTCGTCACCTTGGCTGAACAACAAGCACCCTCAACCTCGACCACAAGTGCCCCTGGCCTGCAGAGCATGATCCAATCGGACAGTGACACTGGCGTGGAAGACGAAGCGGATTTGTCTAAGGCTGACGCGACTGCAGAGATTGAAGAAGGAAAGACTGGGAAGCCAAGCTCGCCACCGGAAAAGGATGCCACCAGTCTCCATGATGGCAGTGACACAGACGTGGAGGAAGAGAATCTGGCACCTAAAGCCGGCAAAACAGGACTGGATCTCATGAAGCAGGACAATGATTCAGAAGCTGAAG CTGGCGCAGCAGCAGACACATCCAGGCTTGATGAAGAGGCTACACAGGCATTCATCTTCCAGCCTATCAATGGGGGAGATCAGGGGGCCTTCAAAC AGCCATTTGCATCTGATTTTAGCAGAAGAAGCCTGCCCTCTATATCAG GTGCTCCGAGGCCTCTTGAACACCCCATGGAGCAGAGTGATGAGGAAGATATTGTTGTCGCTGAGACTCAGTCTTTCTGCACCGATGCCGATAGCAGCGACTCGGTTGACCCTGCCTTAGAAGCTACCCAGCAGTATGAGTGCGGGTTGGACCAATCCAAAGAGACAGAGGAAGAGCCCACACAAGCCTACAGTTTCGACCTGGGAACTGAGGCACGGGCGACCCAAAGTGGCGGTCTCCGACTGGCCCTGTCTGAGGGCACAGAGACAGAACCGACCCAGGAGGTCACGCGTGAGGCGGACACGCAGCGCCTAGCACAGACTGCGAATGCTGTGGAGTCAGCCTGGAGTGCAGAGCAGGAAGAGGCAACCCTAGACTTCAACTGCGTCCTGTCTGAGGCATCCAAACCCACAACCGACCTGAAACCAACCTGCGCTAGCAATGCTGCTGCTCATCATGATGCAGAGACTCAGCCCATGCTTTTTGACCTCTTTGATGACACAGAGGCTGCTGAAGATGCACACATCCAGCGTGAAAGCCGCAGCACGCCTTCCTTCACTACTGCAGAGACTCAGCTCATTGAGTTTGAGACCCAAGAACATAACGATACCCAACCTGTTCTTTCACACCACCAGCCTTGTGAATCCAGGCAGGCACAATCCGTCCCCCGATACGAGATGGAAACAGCAGCTGCAGAAACTCAGCCCGTAGACTCGGAAGCAGCTGGTGCAGACACACAACCCTTAGGATTCAGGCTTGAGAGCCAGGCTGAGTCTCTGACAAGTGAAGACGCCGCAGTTGAAGCCGTGCAGTTCACTAGCGAAACCTCCCAGACGCAGCTCGGCTCACGGCCTGAGATGGAGTCTGTGGAGGAATCCATGCAGGATACAGTGCCCATCAGAGCCCAGGGACACAGTAGGGGTCCCACAACAGTCTCCAGTGCTAAGATTAGTGATGACACAAGTAGTTCTGCCGGTACAACTACTCGGGAGTCGGAGGAACCATCCGTTTGCCCGGACGCCAGCACGCAGTCCATCAGCTTCCAGACGTATCTGACCGATGGAGAGGCCTGCAGTAATGAGCAAGAGAAGAAACATGCAAGGAATGATGATGCCTGCCCTGTGGCTTCCACAGGCCCAGTGCCTCTGACCAAAGACACAATGGCTGTGGGAAAAACTCCAGAGGAAATATCAAGTCAAGGTGGTAGAAGAGGGAATAAAGGCAAGGAGGGAAGGACTGATGGAGCGGAGCAGAAGGAGCATCCTTCAGTTGTCGGCCAGGCTGCAGGAGATTCGGGATCAAACCTCTCGGTCGAAGACGAAGGCAGAAGTAAAGGGGCAGCAAGGAGAGGAGGTAGACTCCGACTCGGCAGACGTCAGAAGGGAAAAGAGACTGAGGCAGGAAAAGAACAGCCAGAAGGAGAAAGTAACGTGGCTTCAGGAGAAAATGTGGAGCAGCCAGCGGTAGGTGGCAGGAGTGATGGAGGAGACGGACCCAGCTGTGAAGAAGGCATGGAAGGTGCTAGTGAGACGTTAATAGAGAGCACAGAGCAGGTAGCGACTGTAGAGGAAACCGGACCAGGAAGAGAAGAGCATCTCAGTGGTAGTGTTGAAGCATCTGGAAGCAAGAGTGAACAGGAGGATGGAGAGAAACacgatgaagaggagggggaagccGGTACCACTCCAGGGGGTTTGAGTAGCAGACGGAAGTCGAGGGTAACCAAACAGCACACTCCGAGTGATGGAGGCAGAGCCAAGGCTGCATCAAAAGCTGCTGCTTCTGCATCTGGAGCTGGGAGAGACCTTGTTCTTGCTATGGAAGACCACGGCTTGGAGAATCAACAAAGGAAAGAAAATGAGGAACCTCAGGGAACGAAGGAACCCAAGATGGCCCCAATCTTCCTGAGGAAATCCATGAAAGGGCTGACCTCAGAAGCACAGGTGACTCCTGTGAGGAGAAGTGGAAGAGCCGCGAGAACATCTACAGCTTTGGAGACACCAGAAGCATCACTGGCAGCCGGAAGAGTCGGGGGGCTCAGGAAAAAGAGGGGGGTGACAACAGCTAGGGAGGAGGAAAAGAATAAAGAGGAGGAAGAAAATGTGGTGGAAGAAAAGGAGCATGTTGGTCTGAAGCGAAGGCGGACAGCTGAGGATGGAGGAGATGTTGATGCTGTAGAGATCTTGCATCCAGCAGAACAGCAGCAGCCATCAGAAGGGGATTCGAGGCAAAGTGAAAGGGAATTAACGGAGGAGAAGAGTTCTGAAGTTAAAGGACGGGGAAGTAGCCGGAGGAGGCTTCTTTCAAAGTCTGACCCCGTCCTGGTTCTGGAGGCAAGTGAAGAAGAGGCCGCCAATGCGAGAGGCACGAGGCAGGCTGATTCTGGGTATATTCAGCCAGAGCCAAGAGAGCAAAAAAAGACTCTGGAAGCTGAAAAAAAACCTAAGGGGAGGGGAGGCAAGAGGAAGCTGGCGTCAAAGTCAGACCCTCTCCTGCTGGAGACGAGCGAAGAAACAGCATCGGTCAGTCAGGAAGAAGTCCCGAAGGCGAGAGGCCAAAAACAAGCAAAGTCTGTTCTTCCCGAGGGAAGCAAAGAAGCAGCTTCAGAGCTTGAGCAATTCGAGGCGAGAGGAAGGAATCGGGTCAGATTAGGAGCAAGTGAGCAAGATGCAGCTGGAGAAGTGCCTGAAGTAAGAGGCAAGAAGCAAGCCAGTTTGTCTGATAGTTTTTCATTGGAGGCAGGTAGTGAAGAAGCTTTTAAGGTCAGCCAAACAGAGGTACCGGAAGTTCAGATGGAGCCAAATGAGCAAGAGGCTAGTGAAGAGGTGCCAGTGGGAAAAGGCAAACGAGCCAGGAAGCAAGCAAAGACCGACTCAGAGGCCAGTGTAGGGGAGGTGGAGCAGATACCCGTGCCAAGAGGCAGGAGGCAGGCTGGATCCATTCAGCTAGAGGCAAACGAACAGCGAGGAAAAGGCAAAAAGAAGCCAGAGGAAAGCAAGACCATAGCAGAGCCTAAAGCCAGGGGAAGAGGTGGACGGAGGCAAACCAGGACAGCGGgaaatgaagaggaggaggaggagcagctcCAGCCAGCCTCAGAGGGGGAAAACTTCAAAGTACCTTCAGTCAAAGGGAAGGGTGGCAGGGTCAGTCGGACGAGGTCGAAGGACAGTAGCGAAGAGGCAGCAGGGAGCAAGGAAGATACAGCTACAGGGAAGACAGCCACGTCAGAAGAGCCCCAGCTGCAGACTGAGGCAGAGCCAAGAGTCCCAGAGAaagggagaaggagaggcaggcaggcaaagACTGAGCCCCAGGGTCAGGATGCAGGACCCTCGGAGATAGAGATGGACAGCAGCCTTAAGGGGAAGGGATGCAGGAGAGGGAAGTCGACAGCCTCCCAGAGAGAAGTGGAAGAGGACAGGGAGGACACTGAAAGCAATGCCAGCGCCAACTCTGAAGAACAGGGGGACAAGAGAGGAAGAAAGCAG aatcatacgaataagatagCGCCTTTCATATACGAAAAGGATCTCCGAGCACTGTACAGGACAAGCAAAAGAAAGTCAGAAGATAAGTAG